In the Dyella humicola genome, CGTGATCTTCTCGCCCGAGTAACGGACGCCCTTGCCCTTGTAGGGCTCCGGCGGACGGAATGAGCGGATCTTGGCAGCCACCTCACCCACGCGCTGCTTGTCCGAACCCTTGATCAGGATTTCGGTCTGCGTCGGGGTTTCGATGCTGATGCCTTCCGGCGCTTCGAACACTACCGGATGGGAGAAGCCCAGGGCGATATTCAGCGACTTGCCGGCCATCGAGGCACGGTAACCCACACCAACGAGTTCGAGCTTGCGCTCGTAACCGTCGGAAACACCCTTGACCATGTTGGCGACCAGCGCACGCAGGGTACCGCCGAACTTGTGGTCGGCACCTTCGGCAAGCTGGATCGAGGCTACGCCGTTGTCGACGACCACGGAAGCGCCCGGAAGCGCGTGGGTCGACAGGGTGCCCTTGGCGCCCTTCACGGTGATGCCATTAGCATCGACCTTGAGCTCCACGCCCTTCGGCAGGGAAATCGGTTTCTTGGCTACACGGGACATCGTCGGCTCCTTATGCGACCAGACCGATAACTTCGCCGCCCAAACCCTTAGAACGGGCCTGCGCGTCGGTCAGCAGACCGGCAGAAGTCGAGATGATCGAAATGCCGAGACCGCCAAGGACCTTCGGCAACTCGTCCTTGCCGCGATAGACGCGGAGGCCGGAGCGGCTGATACGGCTAATGGTCTCAATGGCCGGACGGCCTTCGAAATACTTGAGCTTGATCTCGAGCACCGGCTTGCCCTCCTCACTGGAGGTCTTGGCGTCGAGGATATAGCCCTCATTCTTGAGAAGGTTGGCGATCGCCACCTTCAACTTCGACGATGGCATGTTTACGGCCTGCTTGCCCGTGAGCTGGGCATTGCGGATGCGCGTAAACAGATCGGCGATGGGATCAGTCATGCTCATGAAAACATCCTTCAGAGTGCACCGATATCCGAAAAACCGGAAATCAATTCGATTGTGTGCCGGCATATCGCCGGTCTGCTTGATGCAGACCATCGACTATAGCAGCTTTTTCCGACTTTGCGAACATCAGTGCGTCAATCGCACCAACAGCGGCAGGCCCAGGCCCGCCACTGCATCGAGTGACGACGGACCGTAGCCCGTCATCGCCCAGTTTGAGGTCTTACCAGCTGGCCTTACGCAGGCCAGGAACGTCACCACGCATGGTGGCTTCGCGCAGCTTGTTACGGCCGAGGCCGAACTTCTGGTACACGGCGCGCGGACGACCCGTCAGAGCGCAGCGGGTGCGCTGGCGAGACGGGCTCGCGTCGCGCGGCAGCTTCTGCAACTTGGTCTGAGCGTCCATCTTCTCCTCGTAGGAGGCGGTGGGGCTCAGCACGATCGCCTTCAGTTCGGCGCGCTTGGCGGCGTACTTCTTGACGAGCTTGGTCCGCTTGATATCGCGGTTGACCATCGAGGTCTTTGCCATAGGTATCTCTCGCGTGTATCAGTTGCGGAACGGGAAGCTGAAAGCTTCCAGCAGCGCCTTGGCTTCTTCGTCGGTCTTGGCGGTGGTGGTGATGGAGATATCCATGCCACGCAGCGCGTCGATCGCGTCGAATTCGATTTCGGGGAAGATGATCTGTTCCTTCACGCCGAAGTTGTAGTTGCCACGACCGTCGAAGGCGCGACCGGACACACCACGGAAGTCGCGCGTACGCGGCAGCGAGATGTTGATCAGGCGGTCGAGGAACTCCCACATCTGGGCGCGGCGCAAGGTGACCTTGCAACCGATCGGCCAGCCGTCGCGGATCTTGAACGAGGCGACGGAAACGCGCGCCTTGGTCGTGATCGGCTTCTGACCGGCGATCTTCGCCATGTCGGCCACGGCGTTCTCGAGCACTTTCTTGTTGCCCGCCGCTTCGCCCACGCCCATGTTCAGCGTGATCTTGGTGATGCGGGGAACCTGCATCACGTTCTCGTAGCCGAAGCGCTCAGTGAGCTTCTGCACTACCTGGTCTTTATAAAAAGTTTCAAGGCGCGTCATGATTGATTCCTTACGCGTCCACGACCTCGCCAGACGAACGGAACACGCGGACCTTGCGCCCATCAGAGAGCGTCTTGGCACCTACGCGTTCACCCTTGTTCGTGGCGGGGTTGAACAGCTGCACGTTGGAGATATGGATCGAAGCCTCACGCTCGACGATGCCGCCGGCCTGGTTGGCCTGCGGATTCGGCTTGGTGTGACGCTTGATCAGATTCACGTTGGAGACGAACACGCGATCGCCATCAACGCGCAGCACGTCGCCGCGCTGACCCTTGTTTTTGCCGGTGATCACGAGGACCTGATCACCCTTGCGGATACGGTTCATGGTCTGGTCTCCGCTCAGAGCACTTCGGGCGCGAGGGAGACGATCTTCATGAACTTCTCGCTGCGCAGCTCACGAGTGACCGGCCCGAAAATACGGGTGCCGATCGGCTCGAGCTTGTTGTTGAGGAGCACCGCTGCATTGCCGTCGAAACGGATCAGCGAGCCATCGGGACGGCGCACACCCTTGGCGGTACGAACCACCACGGCGTTGTACACCTCACCCTTCTTCACCTTGCCGCGGGGGATGGCATCTTTCACGGTGACTTTGATCACGTCACCGATCCCGGCGTAACGGCGCTTGGAGCCACCGAGTACCTTGATGCACATCAGTTCGCGTGCGCCGCTGTTGTCCGCTGCGGAAAGCGTGCTTTGCATTTGGATCATGTTTGCACCCTCCCTTAGACGGCAGCGCGCGTGATGATTTCGACCACGCGGTGATGTTTGGTCTTGGACAGAGGACGGCACTCGGCGATGCGGACGAGGTCACCCTCGTTCGCACCCAGGTCGTCCTGCGCATGAAGCTTGGTCGAACGCCGAATGATCTTGCCGATCAGCGGATGCTGTTCCTGGCGCTCGATCAGGACGGTGACCGTCTTGTCCATCTTGTTACTGATAACGCGGCCCTCAAGGGTGCGCGTCTGCTTTTGGTTGTCGCTCATATCGGCCGTCCCTTACTTCTTGCCGCCGAGCACGAACTTCGTGCGGGCGATGTCGCGCCGAACGCGGCGCAGCTGGTGCGGCTGGTTGAGCTGGCCGGTGCCTTTCTGCATACGCAGGTTGAACTGCTCTTTACGCAGATCCAGCAGATGCTTGTTCAGCTCTTCGGCCGTCTTGGTGGTTAGATCTTTGATGGCCATATCACATCACCGCCCGGGTCACGAATTGGGTCTGGATCGAGAGCTTGGCCGCGGCCAGGCGGAACGCCTCGCGTGCGGTGGCCTCGTCGATACCCTCGATTTCATAAAGCATGCGGCCCGGCTGGATCGGAGCTACCCAATATTCGACGCCACCCTTACCGGCACCCATTCGAACTTCGATGGGCTTCTTGGTAATCGGCTTGTCGGGGTATACACGGATCCAGAGCTTGCCACCACGCTTGACGAAGCGGGTGATGCAACGACGGGCGGCCTCGATCTGGCGTGCGGTGAGCATGCCGTGCGTGGTTGCCTTCAGGCCATACTCGCCAAAGCTGACGAGGTTGGAGCAGAAGGCCAGACCGTCGTTACGGCCCTTGAACTGCTTACGGTATTTGGTTCGCTTAGGTTGCAGCATGGCAACTCTCCTTACTTCGCCGTCCGCTCGCGACGGCCTTCACCGCCCTCGCGACGCGCATCACGACGACCCTCACCACCCTCACGGCGCGGCTGGGACTGCTCTTCCTTCGACTCTTGGCTGACCTGGGACAGATCGAAGATCTCGCCCTTGTAGACCCACACCTTGATGCCGATGATGCCGTAGGTGGTCTTCGCCTCGGCGAAACCGTAGTCGATGTCGGCGCGCAGCGTATGCAGCGGCACGCGACCTTCGCGGCTCCATTCGGAACGTGCAATCTCAGCGCCGTTCAGACGACCAGAGACATTGATCTTGATACCCAGGGCACCCAGGCGCATCGCATTGCCGACCGCACGCTTCATGGCGCGGCGGAACATGATGCGACGCTCCAGCTGCTGCGCGATCGACTCGGCAACCAGCTGCGCGTCTAGCTCAGGCTTGCGCACTTCGCTGACGTTGATGTGCGCCGGAACGCCCAACATGTCGCTGACTTCCTTGCGCAGCTTCTCGATGTCCTCACCTTTCTTGCCGATCACCACGCCCGGACGGGCGGTGTGAATCGTCACGCGTGCGGTCTTGGCCGGACGCTCGATGAGAATCTTGGAGATGCCGGCTTGAGCCAGCTTCTTGCGCAGCATCTCGCGGACCTTAAGGTCGGCCACGAGGTACTGGGCGTATTCGCCCTTATTGGCGTACCACTTCGAGTTCCAGTCCTTGGCAATGCCGAGGCGGATACCGGTGGGATGAACTTTATGACCCATCGTCTACGTCCTCAGTCAGTTGCCAACGACCACAGTGATGTGGCTCGTGCGCTTCAGGATGCGGGAACCGCGGCCTTTGGCGCGGGCATGCATACGCTTCATCGCCGGACCTTCGTCCACGAAGATGCGCGAGACCTTCAGCTCGTCCACATCAGCGCCGAGATTGTTTTCGGCGTTGGCGACGGCCGACAGCAGCACCTTGCGAACAAGGGTTGCGGCCTTCTTGTTGGTAAATTGCAGCACATCGCTGGCCCGGCCCACGGGTAACCCGCGGACCAGATCGGCAACCAGGCGTGCCTTCTGCGCCGAAATGCGGGCGCTGCGCAGGATCGCTTTGGCTTCAGTGCTCATCACTTGCCCTTCTTGTCGCCGCCATGGCCCTTGAAGGTACGGGTCACCGCGAACTCGCCGAGCTTGTGCCCGACCATGTTCTCGTTGACCAGCACGGGGACATGCTGGCGGCCATTGTGGATGGCGATGGTCAGACCAACCATCTCCGGCAGGATCATCGAGCGACGCGACCAGGTCTTG is a window encoding:
- the rplV gene encoding 50S ribosomal protein L22, encoding MSTEAKAILRSARISAQKARLVADLVRGLPVGRASDVLQFTNKKAATLVRKVLLSAVANAENNLGADVDELKVSRIFVDEGPAMKRMHARAKGRGSRILKRTSHITVVVGN
- the rpmC gene encoding 50S ribosomal protein L29, yielding MAIKDLTTKTAEELNKHLLDLRKEQFNLRMQKGTGQLNQPHQLRRVRRDIARTKFVLGGKK
- the rplP gene encoding 50S ribosomal protein L16; this encodes MLQPKRTKYRKQFKGRNDGLAFCSNLVSFGEYGLKATTHGMLTARQIEAARRCITRFVKRGGKLWIRVYPDKPITKKPIEVRMGAGKGGVEYWVAPIQPGRMLYEIEGIDEATAREAFRLAAAKLSIQTQFVTRAVM
- the rpsQ gene encoding 30S ribosomal protein S17, which encodes MSDNQKQTRTLEGRVISNKMDKTVTVLIERQEQHPLIGKIIRRSTKLHAQDDLGANEGDLVRIAECRPLSKTKHHRVVEIITRAAV
- the rplN gene encoding 50S ribosomal protein L14, with the translated sequence MIQMQSTLSAADNSGARELMCIKVLGGSKRRYAGIGDVIKVTVKDAIPRGKVKKGEVYNAVVVRTAKGVRRPDGSLIRFDGNAAVLLNNKLEPIGTRIFGPVTRELRSEKFMKIVSLAPEVL
- the rpsN gene encoding 30S ribosomal protein S14, yielding MAKTSMVNRDIKRTKLVKKYAAKRAELKAIVLSPTASYEEKMDAQTKLQKLPRDASPSRQRTRCALTGRPRAVYQKFGLGRNKLREATMRGDVPGLRKASW
- the rplF gene encoding 50S ribosomal protein L6 codes for the protein MSRVAKKPISLPKGVELKVDANGITVKGAKGTLSTHALPGASVVVDNGVASIQLAEGADHKFGGTLRALVANMVKGVSDGYERKLELVGVGYRASMAGKSLNIALGFSHPVVFEAPEGISIETPTQTEILIKGSDKQRVGEVAAKIRSFRPPEPYKGKGVRYSGEKITLKEAKKA
- the rpsH gene encoding 30S ribosomal protein S8, giving the protein MSMTDPIADLFTRIRNAQLTGKQAVNMPSSKLKVAIANLLKNEGYILDAKTSSEEGKPVLEIKLKYFEGRPAIETISRISRSGLRVYRGKDELPKVLGGLGISIISTSAGLLTDAQARSKGLGGEVIGLVA
- the rplX gene encoding 50S ribosomal protein L24, whose amino-acid sequence is MNRIRKGDQVLVITGKNKGQRGDVLRVDGDRVFVSNVNLIKRHTKPNPQANQAGGIVEREASIHISNVQLFNPATNKGERVGAKTLSDGRKVRVFRSSGEVVDA
- the rplE gene encoding 50S ribosomal protein L5, whose translation is MMTRLETFYKDQVVQKLTERFGYENVMQVPRITKITLNMGVGEAAGNKKVLENAVADMAKIAGQKPITTKARVSVASFKIRDGWPIGCKVTLRRAQMWEFLDRLINISLPRTRDFRGVSGRAFDGRGNYNFGVKEQIIFPEIEFDAIDALRGMDISITTTAKTDEEAKALLEAFSFPFRN
- the rpsC gene encoding 30S ribosomal protein S3; protein product: MGHKVHPTGIRLGIAKDWNSKWYANKGEYAQYLVADLKVREMLRKKLAQAGISKILIERPAKTARVTIHTARPGVVIGKKGEDIEKLRKEVSDMLGVPAHINVSEVRKPELDAQLVAESIAQQLERRIMFRRAMKRAVGNAMRLGALGIKINVSGRLNGAEIARSEWSREGRVPLHTLRADIDYGFAEAKTTYGIIGIKVWVYKGEIFDLSQVSQESKEEQSQPRREGGEGRRDARREGGEGRRERTAK
- the rpsS gene encoding 30S ribosomal protein S19; this encodes MPRSLKKGPFVDLHLVKKVEAAVSANNKRPIKTWSRRSMILPEMVGLTIAIHNGRQHVPVLVNENMVGHKLGEFAVTRTFKGHGGDKKGK